In a genomic window of Leisingera caerulea DSM 24564:
- a CDS encoding YeiH family protein, which yields MSVLAQITSLQSGELQNKLRQLLPGIAVSALVAITAQFLAEHYATPAMLLALLLGIAVSFLGEEGKTVPGIAFSARSLLRLGVALLGVRVSMVLMMGLGWDLIALVVGGVIATIAFGLTVARFFGHKWRFAFLTAGSVAICGASAAMAISAILPRDERSEERLIFTVMGVTVLSTVAMIAYPILVNLLELNSIQAGVFLGGTIHDVAQVVGAGFSISEQTGDTATLVKLMRVAMLAPIVLAASLMIRSFAELPSDGKRPPILPGFVIAFLVLAGVNSFGLIPPAVTEFLSHASRWLLLTAIAAVGMKTNLKQVLAVGGAAIALIIVETLFIAGLILAGIELLT from the coding sequence ATGTCCGTTCTGGCACAGATAACATCTCTGCAATCGGGTGAATTGCAAAACAAACTCCGCCAGCTGCTGCCAGGTATTGCGGTGTCGGCCCTCGTTGCGATCACCGCGCAGTTCCTTGCGGAGCATTACGCAACGCCCGCCATGCTGCTGGCGCTGCTGCTGGGTATTGCTGTCAGCTTTTTGGGCGAAGAAGGCAAGACCGTGCCGGGCATCGCCTTTTCCGCCCGCTCGCTGCTGCGGCTGGGGGTGGCCCTGCTGGGCGTGCGGGTGTCGATGGTGCTGATGATGGGGCTTGGCTGGGACCTGATCGCGCTGGTGGTCGGCGGCGTCATCGCTACCATTGCCTTCGGCCTGACCGTGGCGCGGTTCTTTGGCCACAAGTGGCGCTTTGCCTTTCTGACCGCGGGCTCCGTGGCGATCTGCGGCGCTTCGGCGGCAATGGCGATCAGCGCCATCCTGCCGCGCGACGAGCGTTCCGAAGAACGCCTGATCTTTACCGTGATGGGCGTGACGGTGCTGTCGACGGTGGCGATGATCGCCTATCCGATCCTGGTCAACCTGCTGGAGCTGAATTCCATCCAGGCCGGCGTGTTTCTGGGCGGCACCATTCACGACGTGGCGCAGGTGGTCGGCGCAGGCTTCTCGATCTCCGAACAGACCGGCGACACAGCCACCCTGGTCAAGCTGATGCGGGTGGCCATGCTGGCCCCCATCGTGCTGGCGGCCTCGCTGATGATCCGCTCCTTTGCCGAGCTGCCCAGCGACGGCAAGCGCCCGCCAATTCTGCCGGGCTTTGTGATTGCATTTCTGGTGCTGGCCGGGGTCAACTCCTTTGGACTGATCCCGCCGGCCGTTACCGAATTCCTCAGCCACGCGTCGCGCTGGCTGCTGCTCACCGCAATCGCCGCGGTGGGGATGAAAACAAATCTGAAACAGGTCCTGGCCGTAGGAGGCGCGGCCATTGCCCTGATCATCGTTGAAACTCTGTTCATTGCCGGGCTGATCCTGGCGGGGATTGAGCTGTTGACCTGA